The sequence TAATTACTAATGGTAGACTTATTACTGATAATAATGTAGTTGAAAAAATAATAGATGCTAGTAAATCAGTAGATCTGCCAAACAAGATGTTCATCATAAGCGGCACCATTGCTGAGGGTGTTGATGTCTGTATTAAAGCCGCTGATCTCTCAAGGCCGTCTATGTTCAATAAAAATAAAAACAACAGCGCAATAAATGGAGAAATGAATAGTCTTAAAATAGTAGCCACCATAATAGGGATTATGTATGAAATATTAAATTTAATATTAGAAATCTGTAAACCCATTATAAATATTAGCAGTGGTATTGCACCCTCACTCAATAGAAAAAGGCTGTTTTTTAAGCTAGTAGGCATAACTAAATTAAATGATGTAAAAATAATAGCCAATATTGCAGCACTAAAAATGGGTATTTTTAAAATATTTTTCATTATCGATCCAATATTTTTTTTTGGACTACACAAGTATATACCTATTGTGCTAAGGGATATATTAAAAACAATATAATAGATAATAGAATATATCTCTCCCTCTTTCCCCAGGGAAAAGTATATTAGAGGTATGCCATAGTTACCAATATTAATCATAGATATTGATAAAATAAATGAAATAAGATTATCATTATTTAATTTTAGCAATTTGCCAATAATATAGCTCATTACAACCAAAGTAATTGTATAAAATGACATAAAAATAAAAGGTTTAACAAGTGCTTGTATGTCAACATTATAATCTACTAAATTTGTAAATATCATTATAGGCGTAAACAGATAAATTGCTAATTTAACAATATCATTAGAAGAAGAACTAATAATTTTATTATAAACAAAGGCAATTAAAATAATAAATATAATGGGCAGAATTGAATTGTTTAAAATAATTAAATAAGACATAACCCTATTATTAAAGAGCCGAGTTTAATATATCTTGCGCTGCTATGATCCCAGATGAACAGGCCTGTACTATACCCCTTGTTAAACCTGCGCCATCACCAACACAATATAAATTATCTATATCAACAGATCTCATTGACTTATCAACATGTATCCTCATTGAATAAAATTTAGCCTCAATGCCATAAAGGAGGGTAGAGGGATCTGCTAAACCAGGCATAACCTTATCCAATTGATATATAGTTTCTTTAATATCCTCTAAATATCTATAGGGTATTACAAAGGATAGATCCCCTGGCATTGCTTCTTTTAAGGTTGGTAAAACATAATTTTTTGAAATTCTCTTTTCTGTAGATCTCCTACCTTTTATAAAATCACCAAATCGCTGCAATATAACAGTACCCCCACTTAACATATTGGCTAAGTTAGAAATATACATCCCATACTTTACGGGCTCTCGAAAGGGGTCTGTAAACTTTGTTGAGACAAGTAAGGCAAAATTTGTGTTATCACTTTTTTTATTTTTAAAACAATGGCCATTTACAGTCAGAATGCTCCCATCATTTCTCTCTAATGCAACATATCCACCAGGGTTAACACAAAAACTTCTCACCTCGTCTTCAAAATAGGTAGTAAAATATTTAATTTTAAATTCATATAAGACATCTGTAAAATAATCAGTTATAGATCTTGGCAGTTCTACCCTAACACCTATATCTACAGGGTTAATATCCCTACTGATATTATATTTTTCTGCCAATTCTTGCATCTTATAATTGCCGCTTCTACCAACTGCCAATATTACTTTATCATAGTATATTTTTTTGTTGTCATTAGTAACTATTCCCAAAATCTTCTCATCATCTATTATTAGGTCAACCAATTCTTTATTACAAAAGAGCCTAACATTCTTTCTTGATAAAATTATATTTTCTAAATTTTTTATTGCTTTAAGGGCATTGTCTGTTCCAAGATGTCTTATTTTAGATGGATACAATCTTAATTTATACCTTGAACACAAGTATTCTAAATCTTTTACCTTTTCATAGTCCCATTTATTATCTAGAGTTTCTACACTGCTTAATTTTCTCCATATTTTATCTACTTCATCTATTAGTTTTTCTAAATCATCCTCACTAATATATTCAGAAAGCCAGCCACCAAAAGCTGTTGTCAATGTCAACTTGCCATCAGAAAAAGCCCCAGCGCCACCAAAACCGCTTAAGACCTCCTTTCTGCTTCTTTTATCTACCGGATTTCCTTTCTCATAAATATCTATCTCTAATGAGCTATTATCTATCAACTTATATGCTGCAAACAGCCCTGAACAACCAGCTCCAACAATTGCTATCTTCATAATTGACCTATATATTTTATATTAATAGTATAATCTTTTTCTTTTATATTTAATATGCCATAGCTTCCAAATTTATTCTTTATATTTCTTGTAACACTTCCTGGATTAACAAAATGTATCCCCTCATACAACTTATTCTCTGGTATATGGGTATGCCCATAAAAGATAATATCTAGACTTTCATCAAATTCTTTTAATATCCTCTTTTTTATACCAATAGGGGCACCACTTCCATGTATTATACCTACCTTTAAAAAGGATAAATATTTTATAATTTTATTTGGCAATACTGAAGCTTCAGGTGGATCCATATTACCTTTTACAGCATAGATTGTGCTGCAAATTTGCTTAAGCTCATCAATTAGATTTAGCCCAACAATATCTCCACAGTGAATAACTATATCACTATTAGAAGCCTCATCAATTATTACATTAGGTAGATAATTTATCGACTCCACATGTGTATCAGAAATTATAAGGACACGCATTTTTAAACAATTATATAGATTTTTCATCTTTATTAAAGTACAATTTAATATAAAATGATTTTCGATGTCACAAAACTCCCTTTTTTTAGTCATATTAAATACCTTGAAAGCAAAAAAAAGTGTAAAGTATATTTTGTTGGTGGGATTGTGAGAGACTTTCTCTTAAATAGAACAATTAAGGATATTGACATAGTTGTATTTAATATATCATATATTGAATTTGCAACAGGGCTTGCACGTTTACTATCAAAAAATATTATTGCCTTCAAAGATAACATACGTATAGTTATTGGTGAAATTACTATCGATATATCTAAGCCAAAAGGTTCTAACATATATCGAGATTTAGGTTGTAGAGATTTTACAATTAATAGTTTAGCCTTAACAACTGATGGTAAGTTAATAGGCAATATAGAAGATATTAATAAAAAATTAATAAGAATAAATTATGACAATACTTTTTTAGATGATCCATTAAGGATTTTACGTGCTTTTAGATTCGCTGCTGAGATAAATTTTAATATAGACAATAACACCTTCAAAAAAATAAAAGAATTAAAACATTTATTATTAGATATAGCCAGTGAAAGAATATATAATGAATTATATAAAACATTTACTGCAAAATACTTTAACTTAATTATTGATATCTTTATAGATTCAGAAGTGTTTATATCCTTACTAAAAGTTGATAACGTTAACAAAAAAAACATAAACAATACCGAAAAAAGATTATTATATAATTTATTTAAAGTTTCTGATTTGCAATATTATAAAAAAAATGATAAATTCATTTTGATAATAATCACGCTAATTATCCCGTTTATTTATGTACAAAATTTTAATATTAATCATCTAAAAAAGTTTATAATTGTTAAGAAAATATACACACTAATAAAAAAAACTATTAACACTTTCAAAAAACTAGATAAAAATTTGAAAAAGTGTGATTTATATTTTATTATATATAACAATTATTCAGTGATAAATTATGTTGTAACAATTCTAAATGTTTCACGTGAAACATTTAATGGAGATTATAATATTTTGTATAAACGAGTTAGGGATGCAATTAAAAGTATTGATATAAATAGAGCATCTCTTATAAATGGAAATGATCTGAAATTATTAGGGATTAAAGAGAGTAAGGTCTTTGGCAAACTATTGAATGAAGTTAAATATAAGCTTGCATTTGGCATGATTGAAAGTAAAAAAGCAGCAATAGAATATATTAAAAAAAGGGCTAAAAATGAAACTTTTACGTTTTAAGAGTGATAATGTTGAAAAAAAGGGTGTTATTGAAAATAACAGAATAAGAAGGGTTTTAGGAAATTTTTTTACTGATTATACATTAATTGATGAGTATTATGAATTTAGCGAGGTGAAAATTTTACCACCCATAAATCCTGAAAAGATAATTTGTGTTGCAAGAAATTACATAGATCATGCAAAAGAACTAAATAATCCCATCCCTATAAAACCTCTACTTTTTTTAAAACCCCCTTCATCTATTATAGCTCATAATGAGCCAATCAATTATCCTACAATTTCAAATAGGGTTGAACATGAAGGTGAATTAGGGGTAATTATTGGAAAAAAAGGTAAGAATATAGCTGAAGTAGATGCCTTTAAACATATCCTTGGCTACACATGTTTTAATGATATAACTGCTAGGGACATTCAAATTGAAGAGAAAAATTTTACAACTGCAAAATCTTTTGATACCTTTGCCCCAATAGGCCCATTAATAGAAACCGAACTAGACATTAATAGTGCTGCAATCTCGGTATATGTAAATAACCAGTTAAAGCAATTTGGCTATTTAAGGGATATGATTTTCTCTATAGAAAAGCTAATAAGCTATATATCAACAATTATGACATTACAAGTAGGCGATGTTATTGCAACAGGTACACCCCCAGGGGTATCAGCCTTAAAAAAGGGTGACAATGTAAAAGTAGAAATTAGTGGTTTATCAACACTTAATAACTATGTCGTATAATAAAACTAATGATCTAAAATGCTTAAAATGTGGTGCTTGTTGTATATTCTATAGTATTTCAAAACTAAATAAAAAATCAATGAAGCCTTGCAAATATTTAGACGTTGAAACAGGCTTGTGTAAAATTTATAAAAATAGACCAGAAGTGTGCAGCGATTTTAAAGCAGATGAGATATGCTATCTAATAAGCTCCCTTCAGTTAGATGAAAAATTATATATATTAAAAAAAATATATAGCTAATGTATGTAGGACTAACAGGAACAATAGCATCAGGTAAAAGTACTGCAGCTAAAATATTTAACAATTTAGGTGCATTCACTATAGATTTAGATAAAATCTCAAAAGAATTATTGAATATAAACAATATAGGCTATAATGAGGTAGTTAATTTTTTTGGAAAGGGTATCCTAGCAAAAGATGACTCTATAGATAGAGCCAAGTTAAAAAATATTATATTTAGAGATAAAAGCTA comes from Deferribacterota bacterium and encodes:
- a CDS encoding metallophosphoesterase family protein produces the protein MTKKREFCDIENHFILNCTLIKMKNLYNCLKMRVLIISDTHVESINYLPNVIIDEASNSDIVIHCGDIVGLNLIDELKQICSTIYAVKGNMDPPEASVLPNKIIKYLSFLKVGIIHGSGAPIGIKKRILKEFDESLDIIFYGHTHIPENKLYEGIHFVNPGSVTRNIKNKFGSYGILNIKEKDYTINIKYIGQL
- the coaE gene encoding dephospho-CoA kinase (Dephospho-CoA kinase (CoaE) performs the final step in coenzyme A biosynthesis.), yielding MYVGLTGTIASGKSTAAKIFNNLGAFTIDLDKISKELLNINNIGYNEVVNFFGKGILAKDDSIDRAKLKNIIFRDKSYKKALEDILHPLIRKKEIEIVNNILSKNKSPIIIVHAALFIETQSFKRYDSLIVVYSKNDTCYKRLLKRDNIDEG
- a CDS encoding FAD-dependent oxidoreductase, whose amino-acid sequence is MKIAIVGAGCSGLFAAYKLIDNSSLEIDIYEKGNPVDKRSRKEVLSGFGGAGAFSDGKLTLTTAFGGWLSEYISEDDLEKLIDEVDKIWRKLSSVETLDNKWDYEKVKDLEYLCSRYKLRLYPSKIRHLGTDNALKAIKNLENIILSRKNVRLFCNKELVDLIIDDEKILGIVTNDNKKIYYDKVILAVGRSGNYKMQELAEKYNISRDINPVDIGVRVELPRSITDYFTDVLYEFKIKYFTTYFEDEVRSFCVNPGGYVALERNDGSILTVNGHCFKNKKSDNTNFALLVSTKFTDPFREPVKYGMYISNLANMLSGGTVILQRFGDFIKGRRSTEKRISKNYVLPTLKEAMPGDLSFVIPYRYLEDIKETIYQLDKVMPGLADPSTLLYGIEAKFYSMRIHVDKSMRSVDIDNLYCVGDGAGLTRGIVQACSSGIIAAQDILNSAL
- a CDS encoding fumarylacetoacetate hydrolase family protein → MKLLRFKSDNVEKKGVIENNRIRRVLGNFFTDYTLIDEYYEFSEVKILPPINPEKIICVARNYIDHAKELNNPIPIKPLLFLKPPSSIIAHNEPINYPTISNRVEHEGELGVIIGKKGKNIAEVDAFKHILGYTCFNDITARDIQIEEKNFTTAKSFDTFAPIGPLIETELDINSAAISVYVNNQLKQFGYLRDMIFSIEKLISYISTIMTLQVGDVIATGTPPGVSALKKGDNVKVEISGLSTLNNYVV
- a CDS encoding YkgJ family cysteine cluster protein translates to MSYNKTNDLKCLKCGACCIFYSISKLNKKSMKPCKYLDVETGLCKIYKNRPEVCSDFKADEICYLISSLQLDEKLYILKKIYS